A DNA window from Macadamia integrifolia cultivar HAES 741 chromosome 4, SCU_Mint_v3, whole genome shotgun sequence contains the following coding sequences:
- the LOC122076444 gene encoding probable myosin-binding protein 5, translated as MAKRSLKQFIEQKYGKFPYFLIHTLLEWVLIVMLFIDGLIAFAANEFARFFELKIPCLLCTRIDHVLVHRDPNFYYNDSICVTHRKDVSSLAYCHVHQKLADIRRMCEGCLLSFATEDKSDCDTYRSLVGILGKDLECSVEDDHKIHLRLPAGGKMDMLQFDKSSIHRCSCCGEPLRIRSSLPQGLVQNLPPNMTHFPQAPAPSPRGLLVKTKPEESRGSDPLPLIRYTESGVPEDEDGPTLLTSKNQLREDVKAALVPLLDELNEDACKTPTFTKGSRLSAITLTESATNSPRWLHRLPRRSAMEKPDMSTEFVEGCGTIEVDGETVLHRLKRQVRLDRKSLITLYMELDEERSASAIAANQAMAMITRLQAEKAAVQMEALQYQRMMEEQAEYDQEALQVMKEILIKRGQEIKVLEAHLENRRGRSEHGEASGVDSDRELADEDSHQFKSQPESSVSAYSECGNPPANIDEEANYGEQQHNSDQSRPPLEANGWVLLDESLLDFEEEKSYFLDRLQMLEKRIHLPRNDGDNLLPSSNIDNLNEEDKGDLSSNIITKEISRLSEKLEAIEADKEFLKHAVQSLHKGGEGTQLLREIALHLWKLRCEKKMPLDGVTT; from the exons ATGGCAAAGAGATCACTCAAGCAATTCATCGAACAGAAGTATGGGAAATTCCCATACTTCTTGATTCACACTCTTCTTGAATGGGTATTGATAGTTATGTTGTTTATCGACGGCCTGATTGCTTTTGCTGCCAATGAATTTGCCCGCTTCTTCGAACTGAAAATCCCATGCTTGCTCTGCACGAGGATCGATCATGTTCTGGTTCACAGGGATCCTAATTTTTATTACAATGATTCTATCTGTGTAACTCACAGGAAGGATGTGTCGTCCCTTGCATATTGTCATGTTCACCAGAAGTTAGCTGATATCAGAAGGATGTGCGAGGGTTGTCTTCTTTCTTTCGCGACCGAAGACAAATCCGATTGCGACACCTATAGATCTCTGGTGGGAATCTTGGGTAAAGATCTTGAATGCTCTGTTGAAGATGATCATAAAATTCATCTGAGATTGCCGGCTGGCGGGAAGATGGACATGTTGCAGTTTGACAAGAGCAGCATTCACCGGTGTTCTTGTTGTGGGGAACCACTGAGGATTAGGAGTTCACTTCCTCAGGGACTGGTTCAGAATTTGCCACCAAACATGACCCATTTCCCCCAAGCTCCTGCACCATCTCCCCGTGGATTACTAGTGAAGACAAAACCAGAAGAATCTCGGGGTTCTGATCCATTGCCCCTCATTCGATACACTGAATCAGGGGTTCCCGAGGATGAGGATGGGCCAACCTTACTAACTTCAAAGAATCAAC TTAGAGAAGATGTCAAAGCTGCACTTGTACCATTGCTGGATGAATTGAATGAGGACGCTTGCAAGACACCTACTTTTACTAAAGGAAGCAGGTTGTCGGCAATCACCTTAACTGAATCCGCAACCAACTCCCCTAGGTGGCTTCATAGGCTTCCCAGGAGGTCTGCAATGGAAAAACCAGATATGAGTACAGAGTTTGTTGAAGGATGTGGCACAATTGAAGTAGATGGTGAAACCGTTTTGCATCGTTTGAAGAGACAAGTTCGACTGGACCGCAAATCTTTGATAACTTTGTACATGGAACTGGATGAAGAAAGAAGTGCTTCTGCCATTGCTGCGAATCAGGCAATGGCCATGATCACCAGGTTGCAGGCAGAAAAGGCAGCTGTGCAGATGGAGGCCTTGCAGTATCAGAGAATGATGGAAGAGCAGGCAGAGTATGATCAAGAGGCCTTGCAAGTTATGAAGGAAATTCTTATCAAGAGAGGACAGGAAATAAAGGTTTTGGAGGCACATTTAGAGAATCGCAGGGGAAGGTCAGAACATGGAGAGGCATCTGGTGTCGATAGCGACAGAGAACTTGCTGATGAAGATTCCCATCAGTTTAAGTCTCAGCCTGAATCATCTGTTAGTGCATATTCTGAATGTGGTAACCCTCCTGCTAATATTGATGAAGAGGCAAATTATGGTGAACAACAACACAATTCAGATCAAAGTAGACCACCACTAGAAGCAAATGGATGGGTACTTCTTGATGAATCATTGTTAGATTTTGAAGAAGAGAAATCATATTTTTTGGATCGGTTGCAAATGCTGGAGAAGAGGATTCACCTACCCCGGAATGATGGGGACAACTTGCTTCCTAGTTCTAACATAGATAATCTCAATGAGGAAGACAAAG GAGACTTGAGTAGCAACATCATAACCAAAGAAATATCTCGTCTCAGTGAGAAGTTGGAAGCCATTGAGGCAGATAAAGAATTCTTAAAGCATGCTGTGCAGTCACTCCACAAAGGTGGTGAAGGAACCCAACTTCTGAGAGAGATAGCTCTACATCTTTGGAAGCTTCGATGTGAAAAGAAGATGCCCTTGGATGGTGTTACCACTTGA